Within the Polaribacter pectinis genome, the region GTGTGTCCAGATAAAATCCAACCTTTATAATTATTCCAAACATCTAAATCGCAAACATCAGGATTGTGGCATAAAACTAAATTTGCTTTTGTTTTATTATAATTAGACATTATTTTCTTCGGATTAAAATTCAATCCCCGGAAATCATCTAAGCCAATAATATTTAATCCATTAATATTTTTTTCCTCATTATTTAAGATAGAAACTCCAGAGTTTTCTAATAGATTTGTTATTTTATCTGCTACATTTTGTTCTGCCCAATTGTTTCCATAATCATGATTTCCTAAAGTACCAACAGTTCCTAAATTTCCTTTTACAACATGTTTTAAAACAGTTTCTAATTGAGTAAATTGTTCTTCATTTTCATAGGAAACATAATCTCCGGTATAAACTACGAAATCGGGTTTAAATTCTTGTGCTTTCTTAAATGAATCAATAATGTATTTGTAATTAAATCTATTTCCTACATGAATATCACTAATTTGCATAACTGTTTTACCAATTAAATCTTTAGGTAAGTTTTTAATAGGCATTTTTAGTTTTACAAACTCTAACCAAAAAGGTTCAATTTGCCAAGAATATAAACCACCAATTAATCCAAGTCCCAAAGATGATATTATAGTTTTTTTTATAAATTTTCTTCTTTTCATATTAATTTTAGTAATCCGTTTTTAATGGAATTTTAAACCAAACTTTTGTTCCTAAAACAGTTTTTTCTTTTGTTATTTCTTCAATCTTAAAAGAACCTTTTTTAGATAGGTTTTCGATTCTTTCTTTAGTGATTTTTAAAGCTACAGATTTATGAGAAGTTTTATCATTTATTTTTTTTGATTGATGAAACCCAATTCCATTATCAGTTATTGTACATTCTAAATGATGTTGTTTTACTTCAAAAAAGATATTTATTTCTCCTTTATTATCTAATGATAGGCCATGTTTTATAGCATTTTCTACAAAAGGTTGCATTAGCATTGGCGGAATTAAAATTTCTTCAATATCAATATTATTAAGGTTTGTATCAATTTTGTAATTAAAAGATTTAGTACTCATTTTTTGTTCTAAATCTAGATAATTTGTTAAGGTTTCAATTTCATCTTTTAAACTAATTTCATCTAAACGAGAATTGTTTAAAACACTCCTTAAAAGGATTGAAAATTGCGAAACAGTTTTGTTTAATTCTTTGGTATTACCGGAATTTCCTAAAGCTTTTATTCCGTTTAAAACATTAAAAATAAAATGCGGATTCATTTGTAATTGCAATGCTTTCTGTTCTAAAGTTAGCAAATGATTTTCAAACTTAAGTTGCGTAATTTTTTGCTTATTTTTCTTCTTTAATTTTCTAATATAAATATCTACAATAAGAGATAAAACAAATAAAAGTAAGGCAAAACATAAAATTATAAACCATGCTTTTTTATAAATTGGAGCATCTATAAAAAAGGATATACTTTTTTGCTCGCTTACATTTTTTCCATTTTTAGATTGAACAGTAAATGTATAGTTACCAGGATTTAGATTAGCAAATTCAATATTATTTTTAGAACTCCAAGGAGAAAAATCACTTGTTAATTTATAACGATATTGAATATTTTTTGGTTGTTGTAAGTTAACCGTTTTATAACTGAATGAGATATTGTTTTCTGAAGGTTTTAATTCAATTTTTTTTGAATTTAAAGTGTTTAAACCTTTGTAGTTTACTGCTATTTTTTCTATAAAAAGTTTGGGCTTATTTTGATTATCTACAACTGAATTATTATTGTATTTATACAAGCCATTATTGTTGGAGGCAATCCAAATATTATTTTGGTTGTCTTTAAAAACCGTATTTATTTCATTTGAAATAGCTGAATTATACTTATTTATTCTTTTTTTAAAAGTGAAATCGTTTGTATTAAATATAGAAATTCCATTTCCATGAGAACTGACCCAAAGTTCGTTATTAATACTTTTTATTGATGCTATCTTACTTTCTTTATTTATAATTTGTACTGCGTTATTTTTATCAATAATTTTAATACCATTATTTTTTGTAGCTACAATTAGATGATTATTTTTTTTAAGTACCGAAACAATATTGCCTTCTAATAATTTGTCAATTTTACTAGGTTTGTAAATTTTATCTATTGACCACAAACCTTTGTTAGTAGCTATTAATATTGATTTTTCCTGCAAATAAATATCAGAAATTATTGTAAAATCTATTTTGGGGTTTATTTGTAAAGGTTGTAAATAATCTTCTTTTACTTCATAAATCCCTTCTGTTGTACCAAGTATTATTCTATTATCAATAGAAATAATTTTTAAAACTTTTTCATTTCCTAAATAGGAGAATTTTCTGTTTTGATATTTAAAAAGACCTTTTTCTTGACCAATAAAAAGTATTTCATTTTTAAAAAAAAGAGAATTTACTTTAGATAAACTATGGGTTGCAAGATGCCTAAATTCATCTCCATCAAAACGAACTAAACCTTTATTTGTTGCCAACCATAAATAACCAATTTCGTCTTGTAAAATATCATTAATAGTTAGACTTGGTAAACCGTTTTCTGTGGTAAAATGCTGTAATTTATTTTGTTGAGATATTCCATCAACAGTAATAAAAAATAACAATAAAATTAAGATTTTAGAAAACATTTTCATGATAACAAACTTACTAATTAAAACGTCATTACACCATTTTTAATTGAGTGTAATGACGTTTATCAACCTACAATTTCCATTCCATTTACTATTTCATCGCATACAAACGTTTGTTATTTGTATCTGGTTCTATGTGTTTTAAATCTCCATAAGGTTTAATTAATGGTTTTAATACACACAATGCAGTTGTTCTTCCTCTAATAATTAATTTGCTGTTTTTTACAGACCAATTCCATCTAAATTTTTCTAAAGGAAGATTGTATTTTTCTAAATCTGCCATTAATTCTTCATTTTGTTCTATCCAATCCATAACTTCTTCTTGCATTGTAAAAGTTGGTACTTCATCATCTGAATTATGGTAATCAAACTCCCATTGAACAGGAATACTAAATTGAGTTGTATATGCCTCTCCAACATATCTTTCTTCCTCATTATTTAAAGCATCATACCAATCTATATCTTTTTCTTCTGGATATTTTCTAGCAATTTCTTTAGATAAATCTGTTATTCCTGGCGAATTTGCTGTAGGGTAAAACACGTAATGAGGCTTTGCTAAATAATGGTTTGCAAACTTACCACCAAAAATTGTGTGGTATGGTGAGGCAATTACTTTTGGCAATTCTGTTGCAGAAAAAGCATCTTTTAATGTTTTTATTAATTCTTTGTTTTCTATTAAACCAGATGCATGAAATACAATTTTAGAGTTGTTGTTTACTACGTTTTTTAATGTTGGTAAAGTTCCTTGAGTTATTGTTTTTCTTAAGGTTTCTGCTGTAATTTTATCTCCCCTTACAATGGTTTCTAAATTCATTCCTTTGTAAGGATTGCTTTTGTTTACAATATGAATTTCGCTATACTTACTGTTTTTATTTGCGTTATTGTTAAGCCAAATAATAATTTCTTCTAAAGAGTATTGTCCGTCTATAACTTTGTAACCTTTTTCTTTAAAGTAATTTCTAGAAGTAGAATAAAATGTTTCGTTTCCTTTATCGAAACCAGCAATAAAGACAATTGGTTTTTGATAAATTATTAATTCTTCTTCTGCTAAAACTGGTGTATCTAATTTTGCAGTTTCTACAATTTTGGGAGTTGTTTTTTCTTCTGAATTATTGCAACTTATAAATGAACTTGTTGCTAAAATTACACTTGCTACAAATACTGATTTTTTAATGAATGTTCTCATGGTTTCTACTTTTTTAATGTTAATACACTGTAAAAGTAGTCTTGAACTGAAGTTAAATATTGGCTGTTTTAGAATTCGTGAAGGATGAATTAGAATTCGTTTTTATTATGAGAATTTTGCCAGAAGTAAACCTTACAATTAAATTATTCTTTAATAACTCTATTGTAATTAACCAGTTCTGTTAATCCTTCCTCATTAGGATTTTCAGCAAAAGAGCGTAAATAATTATCCATAAAATTAATAATTCGCTCTTCTGGATAAAACAGCACTTTATTATCATACTGTGCCCATTCATTCATTTGTAGATATGCTTTTCCGTTTTCATAACGATAAAAACGCTGAATATGATCTGGCAAAGCATCTTCTAACTCTTCGTTAATAAAAACATTGTAATAGTTTAAATCTGCCGTAAAAAAATGAAAAGAAAGTAAATTGTCATAAAAACCAGTAAGGTTATTTGCCAAAGGTAAAAACACGGTAAAAACTAAAATTGCAACTTTTTGTTTGTTAAAAAACTTTAAGAAAAACTCTAAAGCATTTGAAGTTTTTAAAGTCCAAAATAAGACAACTACACTTATCATATTCTGAATGTTCCAAGGAACTACGTTATAGCCATAACCTAAATAAAAGAGTAAAACAGTAATAATGCCGTGCATAGATAAAATAAAAAACACGCCAAATTTTCGAGTTTTATTAAATAATAATAAAATTCCCATACTTGCTTCTAACCATGGAACTGCATAAGTGAAAGCAACTAAAAACCATTGAGGTAAAAAACTAAAGTGTTTTTCTAAAGCACTTAACCACTGTATGTAAAAAGCTTCATTTACTTTCTGAATTCCACTCCAAAAATAAGTAGCAAAAAAGATAAGAATAACAGCATACAAAACTTTTTTTGCATCCGCACTTTTAGGAAAAATCACTATTGCAAATATGGTTAAAAAACTCTGGTAAAAGTAGGGCTGAAGCCTGTTTTGGTCGATTAACGCTAATAAAAGATAAAGTAAAACAACCAACCAACCTTGCCATCTTTTATTCTGAAAAATATAAAGAACTTGAATAACAAAAAAGAAACCAGCTAGAATATAATCAAATGGAGCAGTAGGTATTGGCAACCAATCAAACAAAGGAATTACAGGAAAAACTTTAGTAGTAAGCCATAATTTTGGAGCATACATCATTAAAACCAAAACTGCAAGAATTGATAAAATTCTTACATAATTTACTTTTTGTTCGTTGGTTAAGTTTTTTAGCATTTTATTTTTTGTTGAATTTCATATTTTCTATCAATTAAAACACCAATTTCTCCGCTAAATATTTAGCAGTATAAGACTCTTTATTTCTAGCTAATTCTTCTGGAGTTCCTTGAAAAATCAATTTACCTCCATTTTTTCCTCCTTCTAAACCTAAATCAATTATATAATCTGCACATTTTATGAGTTCGATATTATGCTCAATTACAATAATAGAATGTCCTTTATCGATTAATGCATTAAAAGAAGCTAATAATTTCTGAATATCGTGAAAATGTAAACCTGTTGTAGGTTCATCAAAAATAAACAGGGCTTTATCTTTAGTGTTTCCTTTTACTAAAAACGAAGCCAATTTTATTCTTTGTGCTTCACCTCCAGAAAGCGTAGAAGAAGATTGTCCTAATTGCACATATCCTAAACCAACATCTTGTAAAGGTTTTAGTTTTTGCGCGATTTTAGTTACTAAGTTTTCAGAGAAAAATTCTACAGCATCATCAATAGTTAAATTTAAAATATCGTCAATAGATTTTCCATCAAATTTAACTTCTAAAACTTCTTTTTTGAAACGTTTTCCATTACAAACATCACATTCTAAATGGACGTCTGCCATAAATTGCATTTCAATTGTAACCTCTCCTTCACCTTTACAAACTTCGCAACGTCCACCTTCAACATTAAAAGAAAAATGTTTGGGCTTATAGTTTCTTATTTTTGATAATTTCTGATTTGAGAATAATGCTCTAATATCATCATAAGCCTTTATATATGTTACAGGATTGGAACGAGAAGAACGCCCAATTGGATTTTGATCTATAAATTCTACATGTTTTATCGTTTCAAAACTTCCTTTAATATCTGTATGTTGTCCAATTTTATCTCCATAACCATTCAACTTTTTTTGCATTGATGGATATAAAATATTCTTTACCAAAGTACTTTTTCCAGAACCAGAAACTCCAGTAATTACGGATAAACAATTTAGTGGAAAAGTAACATCTATATTTTTTAAATTGTGTTCTCTAGCGCCAATTATCTGAATATTATTTTTTGATGTTCTACGTTTTGTTGGAACTTCAATTCGTAAATCGTCATTTAAGTATTGTGCAGTTAAAGAATCGGATTTTAGAATTTCTTTAAACGTTCCTTCTGCAACTACGTGTCCACCAAAAGTTCCTGCTTCTGGGCCAATATCTATAATATAATCAGCCTCTTTCATAATATCTTCATCATGCTCCACAACCACAACTGTGTTGCCTAAATCACGCAAATCTTTTAAAACGCCAATTAATCTTTCTGTATCTTTTGGATGCAAACCAATACTAGGTTCATCTAGAATATACATAGAACCTACAAGTGAACTTCCTAACGAAGTTGCTAAATTTATACGCTGACTTTCCCCACCAGAAAGTGTGTTAGAAGTTCTATTGATAGTTAAATAATTCAAACCAACATTCGTTAAAAATTGTAGTCGATTATTAATTTCCGTCAACAAACGTTTACCTATTTTCTCTTCGTATTTATCTAATTTTAAATTTTTGAAAAAGACAGATAATTCATCTAAGGGAAGTGTTACCAAGTCAGAAATTGTCTTTTCATTTATTTTTACATAATCGGTTTCTTTTCGCAAACGCTTGCCATTACAAGTAGTACATTTCGTTTTTCCTCGATAACGAGACAACATTACTCGATTCTGAATTTTATAACTTTTTTCTTCTAAAACCGTAAAAAAATGTTGAATTCCATTAAAACTCTTATTTCCAGACCAAACTAATTCTTGTTGTTTTTCTGTTAACTGAAACCAAGGTTTGTGAATTGGAATATCAAACTTATATGCAACATCAATTAAATCTTCTTTATAATGAATGTAAGAGGGCGTTTTAAAAGGAAAAATAGCATCTTCCATAATTGATAAACCAGTGTTAGGAATTACCAAATCTTCGTCAATACCAATTACATTTCCATAACCTTCACAAGTTGGACAAGCTCCATAAGGATTGTTAAAACTAAACAAGTGCGTGTTTGGTTCGAGAAAAGACATTCCATCTAAATCGAACTGATTGCTAAATTCAGACACTTTATTATCTGCTAAATTCTCGATAAAACAAATTCCTTTTCCTTCAAAAAAAGCAGTCTGAATTGCATCTGCCAATCTGTTGTAAAAATCCTCATCATCTTTAGTTACAATTCTATCAACCACTAAAAATAAAGCTTCGTTTTTGAAATCTTTTTGAGGGAAATCTCCAATTCTGTAAACTTTATCATTCCATTTTAAACGCGCATAACCTTGTTGTTCTAAAACTTGTAGAACCGTTTTTAAATCGCGATCTTCATTAATTGTAACAGGAGCTAATAATAGCAATTTCGTTTTCTGCTCAAACTTTTTTATAAAGTTTACAACATCGGAAACTGTATCTTTTTTTACTTCTTGCCCAGAAATAGGAGAGATGGTTCTTCCAATTCTTGCATATAATAATTTAATGTAATCGTAAATTTCTGTTGATGTACCAACTGTAGAACGTGGGTTTGTAGAATTTACTTTTTGCTCTATTGCAATTGCAGGCGCAATTCCTTTGATATAATCTACTTTTGGTTTGTGTAATTTTCCTAAAAACTGACGTGCATAAGAACTTAAACTTTCTACATAACGTCTTTGACCTTCTGCATACAAAGTATCAAAAGCTAAAGAAGATTTTCCAGAACCAGATAAACCAGTAATTACAACTAATTTATTTCTAGGAATTACAACATCAATATTTTTTAAATTATGGAGTCTAGCTCCTTTAATTATGATGTTTTCTTTCGGATTTACTTTGGAAATATCGGTCTTCATGTATCAAAAAAATATAAGGTATAAATTTACCAAAAAATAAACTCTTATTATGTAGTGTAAAATCTTTTTTTATAAAAAGTTTGTTCGATTAAAAAATAATATCCATATTTGTAATTCATAAACTACACAAAATTAGACGCATATAGATAAAAATTACTTTTAAATTATTAATAAAATAATAAGAAGAGAAGCCTTCTAGCTTTTCAAAAGTAATTATGATGCGTAAAAAATTAACTCTAGATAGTATTCTTGTTAGCGATTATATTCAGGGAAATGAAGCTTCTTTAGGTGTTTTAATTAAAAAACATCAACAACGTTTATTTAGTTTTATATACAGTAAGGTTCAAGATAAAGATGTTACTGAAGATATTTTTCAGGATACTTTTATTAAAGTAATTAGAACTTTAAAAAAAGGAAAATATAACGAAGAAGGAAAGTTTTTACCATGGGTGATGAGAATTGCTCATAATTTGGTGATTGATTATTTTAGAAAAAATAATAGAATGCCAAATTTTAAAAATACAGATGAGTTCGATATTTTTTCTGTTTTAGGTGATGGAAGCTTAAATGCCGAGAAAAAAATTATACAAGAACAAATTTATAATGATGTTAGAGAGTTAATTAACGAACTTCCTGAAGAGCAAAAAGAAGTTTTAGTAATGCGTATGTATAAA harbors:
- a CDS encoding MauE/DoxX family redox-associated membrane protein, giving the protein MLKNLTNEQKVNYVRILSILAVLVLMMYAPKLWLTTKVFPVIPLFDWLPIPTAPFDYILAGFFFVIQVLYIFQNKRWQGWLVVLLYLLLALIDQNRLQPYFYQSFLTIFAIVIFPKSADAKKVLYAVILIFFATYFWSGIQKVNEAFYIQWLSALEKHFSFLPQWFLVAFTYAVPWLEASMGILLLFNKTRKFGVFFILSMHGIITVLLFYLGYGYNVVPWNIQNMISVVVLFWTLKTSNALEFFLKFFNKQKVAILVFTVFLPLANNLTGFYDNLLSFHFFTADLNYYNVFINEELEDALPDHIQRFYRYENGKAYLQMNEWAQYDNKVLFYPEERIINFMDNYLRSFAENPNEEGLTELVNYNRVIKE
- a CDS encoding sensor histidine kinase; translation: MFSKILILLLFFITVDGISQQNKLQHFTTENGLPSLTINDILQDEIGYLWLATNKGLVRFDGDEFRHLATHSLSKVNSLFFKNEILFIGQEKGLFKYQNRKFSYLGNEKVLKIISIDNRIILGTTEGIYEVKEDYLQPLQINPKIDFTIISDIYLQEKSILIATNKGLWSIDKIYKPSKIDKLLEGNIVSVLKKNNHLIVATKNNGIKIIDKNNAVQIINKESKIASIKSINNELWVSSHGNGISIFNTNDFTFKKRINKYNSAISNEINTVFKDNQNNIWIASNNNGLYKYNNNSVVDNQNKPKLFIEKIAVNYKGLNTLNSKKIELKPSENNISFSYKTVNLQQPKNIQYRYKLTSDFSPWSSKNNIEFANLNPGNYTFTVQSKNGKNVSEQKSISFFIDAPIYKKAWFIILCFALLLFVLSLIVDIYIRKLKKKNKQKITQLKFENHLLTLEQKALQLQMNPHFIFNVLNGIKALGNSGNTKELNKTVSQFSILLRSVLNNSRLDEISLKDEIETLTNYLDLEQKMSTKSFNYKIDTNLNNIDIEEILIPPMLMQPFVENAIKHGLSLDNKGEINIFFEVKQHHLECTITDNGIGFHQSKKINDKTSHKSVALKITKERIENLSKKGSFKIEEITKEKTVLGTKVWFKIPLKTDY
- a CDS encoding RNA polymerase sigma factor, which codes for MRKKLTLDSILVSDYIQGNEASLGVLIKKHQQRLFSFIYSKVQDKDVTEDIFQDTFIKVIRTLKKGKYNEEGKFLPWVMRIAHNLVIDYFRKNNRMPNFKNTDEFDIFSVLGDGSLNAEKKIIQEQIYNDVRELINELPEEQKEVLVMRMYKDMSFKEISENTGVSINTALGRMRYALINMRKLIEKHKIILVNQ
- a CDS encoding metallophosphoesterase, whose translation is MKRRKFIKKTIISSLGLGLIGGLYSWQIEPFWLEFVKLKMPIKNLPKDLIGKTVMQISDIHVGNRFNYKYIIDSFKKAQEFKPDFVVYTGDYVSYENEEQFTQLETVLKHVVKGNLGTVGTLGNHDYGNNWAEQNVADKITNLLENSGVSILNNEEKNINGLNIIGLDDFRGLNFNPKKIMSNYNKTKANLVLCHNPDVCDLDVWNNYKGWILSGHTHGGQVKPPFLNPPVLPVKNKKYNAGEIDLNDGRKLYINRALGNLHQIRFNVRPEITIFELEKEM
- the uvrA gene encoding excinuclease ABC subunit UvrA, which codes for MKTDISKVNPKENIIIKGARLHNLKNIDVVIPRNKLVVITGLSGSGKSSLAFDTLYAEGQRRYVESLSSYARQFLGKLHKPKVDYIKGIAPAIAIEQKVNSTNPRSTVGTSTEIYDYIKLLYARIGRTISPISGQEVKKDTVSDVVNFIKKFEQKTKLLLLAPVTINEDRDLKTVLQVLEQQGYARLKWNDKVYRIGDFPQKDFKNEALFLVVDRIVTKDDEDFYNRLADAIQTAFFEGKGICFIENLADNKVSEFSNQFDLDGMSFLEPNTHLFSFNNPYGACPTCEGYGNVIGIDEDLVIPNTGLSIMEDAIFPFKTPSYIHYKEDLIDVAYKFDIPIHKPWFQLTEKQQELVWSGNKSFNGIQHFFTVLEEKSYKIQNRVMLSRYRGKTKCTTCNGKRLRKETDYVKINEKTISDLVTLPLDELSVFFKNLKLDKYEEKIGKRLLTEINNRLQFLTNVGLNYLTINRTSNTLSGGESQRINLATSLGSSLVGSMYILDEPSIGLHPKDTERLIGVLKDLRDLGNTVVVVEHDEDIMKEADYIIDIGPEAGTFGGHVVAEGTFKEILKSDSLTAQYLNDDLRIEVPTKRRTSKNNIQIIGAREHNLKNIDVTFPLNCLSVITGVSGSGKSTLVKNILYPSMQKKLNGYGDKIGQHTDIKGSFETIKHVEFIDQNPIGRSSRSNPVTYIKAYDDIRALFSNQKLSKIRNYKPKHFSFNVEGGRCEVCKGEGEVTIEMQFMADVHLECDVCNGKRFKKEVLEVKFDGKSIDDILNLTIDDAVEFFSENLVTKIAQKLKPLQDVGLGYVQLGQSSSTLSGGEAQRIKLASFLVKGNTKDKALFIFDEPTTGLHFHDIQKLLASFNALIDKGHSIIVIEHNIELIKCADYIIDLGLEGGKNGGKLIFQGTPEELARNKESYTAKYLAEKLVF